The DNA segment CAGCGGCGCCGCAgccgctcccgccgctcccCTAGGGGGCGCCACGTGGCGcagcgcaccgagtgcagccccGGCGCCGCCGGCACGTGGCAGAAGCCGTAGCCCAGCACGTGGCGCCGGCCCAGCGCGTCCTGGTGCCAGACCTGCACGTGCAGGCGCGGCCACCCTGCCGGGGACACGCCAGGGACACGCTAAGCACACGCTAAGCACACGCTAAGCACACGCTAAGCACACGCTAAGCACATGCACTGTGGGGGGGGGCGCACGCACCCTGCAGGCCCTTGGTGGCGTAGTGCACGTCGATGGGGTGGCACCAGTAGGTGACGTCATCGGCCTGCGGGTCGTCCACGTGCGTCTGCCCCGCGGTGAGGCCCGAGAGCGGCCGCCAGGCGGCGCCTGCGGGCACGGGGCGGCGGCGCTCTAGCGCGGCGCTGCGCGGCCTCGGGGGCTCTCTGTGGGCTCTATGGGAGCTCTGTGGGGGCTCTATGGGCACTATGGGGTCACTATGGAGTCTCTATGGTCTCTCTATGGGGTCTCCAtggtctctatggggtctctatggcCAGTATGGGGTCTCTATGGTCTCTCTATGGCGTCactatggggtctctatggtCACTATGGGGTCactatggggtctctatggtCTCTCTATGGTGCCTCCATGATCTCTATGGGGTCTCCATGGTCTCTCTATGGTGCCTCCAtggtctctatggggtctctacGGTCTCTATGGTCACTATGGGGTCactatggggtctctatggtCACTGTGGAGTCTCTATGGTCTCTCTATGGTGTCTCTATGAGGTCACTATGAGGTCTCTATGGTCACTATGGGGTCTATGGGAGTTCTATGGGAGCTCTATGGTGTCTCCATGGTCACTATGGGGTATCTATGGTCTCTCTATGGAGTCTCCATGGTCactatggggtctctatggtCACTATGGGATCTCCATTGTCAGTGTCTTCATGGTCACTATGGGGTCTCCATGGTCCTTATGGGGTCTCCATGGCCTCTCTATGGTGTCTCCATGGTCCCTATGGGAGCTCTAtggtctctatggggtctctataGTCTCTCTCTGGGGTCTATGGGAAGATCTCTATAGGGGGGGTCCATGGTGTCAATGGGGGGGTCACTATGGGGGGCTAAATATGGAGGGTCCATGGTCTCTATGGGGGTGTCATGGGCACTATGGGGGGTCACTGCGGGGGGACAAGGGCACTATGGGGCGCTATGAGGTCTCTGTGGGGTCTCTATGGTGTCTATGAGGGGGTCTCTATAGGGGGGTCTATGGTGTCAATGGGGGGTCTCTATGTGGGGGTGTCTCTCTGGGGTGTCTCTATGGGGGGGGTGTCTCTATGGGGGTCTCTATGGGGGTCTCTATGGGgggtgtctctatggggtgtctctGGGGGGGCCCCGGCCCCACTCACCCGCCTGCAGCCCCCACTTGCAGAAGAGGCGGCGCTGGGGGAAGCCGCTGCCCCCCACGATCTGGCCCAGGAGGTGCAGCTCCGCCATGGGGGGACGGGGGCctggggggggctgtggggggcaatggggggctgggggggacacacCCTCAGTGCCCCCCTTTTGTCCCCCTACCTCCCCTGTTGCAGCCCCGAacccccccccagtgccccccaatATCCCACTTTGAACCCCCCAACTGCACCCCCGggacccccattgccccccatagccccccattaCCACCCATAACCCCCCCATTGCCCTCCATAgcccccatagcacccccataacccccccatagccccccatagcacccccataaccccccattgccccccatagccacccataacccccccattgccccccataaTCCCCCATTGCAGCCCATAGCACCCCTATAGCCCCCCATTACCACCCATAACcccccccattgcaccccaaacTGCACCCCCATGACCCCCATTGCACCCTCAACCCCCTTATggccccccattgccccccatagcccccactgccccccattgccccccatagcccccacCTCCAGCGGCCGGCGCTGCGCTCCACGACACCCCTGGGCGCACACGCACTTCCGGTGCCCGTTGCCGCGGCAACGCGCGCTCCGTCCTAACGCCACCACCCCATTGGCTTGCGCCGCCGCAAGCCCCGCCCAGGAAGGGCGCCGCCATCTTGAGAAGGTCCCGTCATGGCGGTTCCCAGCGTTGTAGTGCCGCGATGGGGGCTGCCATCTTGGGTCTGCGAGGTGAAGGCGGCAGCCAGTCATCGgggcgccgccatcttggggGTAGCAGCATCCGGGGAGTTCTGTACGGCACCTtgggcgccgccatcttgggcGTACGGGACAGTAAATGAGCGCCGCCATCCTGTCTGTACGAGCATCTAGGGACGGGTGTACGACACTTTGGGGGCCGCCATCTTGGATGCACCAGCATTTAGCCAGTGCTATACAGCCCCTTGGGGGCCGCCAACTTAGCTGTACGGCACTTGGGGGCCGCCATCTTGGATGTACCTGCATTTAGGCAGTGCTTTACAGCACCTCGGGGCCGCCATCTTGGGTGTGGCAGCATTTAGGCATTGCTGTACAGTGCCTTGGGGCCGCCATCTTGGGTGTACAGCACTCGGGGGCCGCCATTTTGGATGCGGCACCATTTAGGCAGTGCTGTATAGCGCCTTGAGTGCTGTTATCTTGGGTGTACGGCACTTGGGGGCCGCCATCTTGGGCGTACCAGCGTTTAGGCAGTGCTTTAGAGCACCTTGGAGGCCGCCATCTTGGGTGTACGGCACTTGGAGGTCGCCATTTTGGGTGTGGCAGCATTTAGGCAGCACTGTATAGCACCTTGAGGGCCGCCATCTTGGGTGTCCCGGCAGGACAGGGGGTCCCCACACATCTCTCTGGGGCTCAGCAGCTTTGGGGGGCCCTGTACGGCGCTGGATGGACTCAGAGACACAGCGTGGGGTGAGGGGGGGTCTTTTACTGTGTGCTGGGGGGGTGCG comes from the Strigops habroptila isolate Jane unplaced genomic scaffold, bStrHab1.2.pri NW_022045628.1_ctg1, whole genome shotgun sequence genome and includes:
- the B9D2 gene encoding B9 domain-containing protein 2, with the translated sequence MAELHLLGQIVGGSGFPQRRLFCKWGLQAGAAWRPLSGLTAGQTHVDDPQADDVTYWCHPIDVHYATKGLQGWPRLHVQVWHQDALGRRHVLGYGFCHVPAAPGLHSVRCATWRPLGERRERLRRRWVGGGAGLAEPAAAAAAGACDRFRLRCEAGGSVHLQLGVVLRHFARYGVCCG